The nucleotide window GCAAACTTAAATTACCATAGTTTAATAGATGAATTCTATCGAATATCAGGGATTCCAGCCCTACTAAATACTAGCTTTAACTTACATGGTGAACCAATAGTTAACAATATTAATGATGCTGTTAGGACGTTTGAACTTTCTGGTTTAGACCATCTCTTTATTTGCAATAAATTCCTATTGAGTAAGAATTAATACTTTGTATAAAGCCTATTTGGTTTAAGCTACACTCAATATTTTCAGTGGTTTTATTATGATTCAGGAAATAAGTATTCTCTCTAAAAACATTAATACTTCAAATAAATGGTTATTGATTGGGGTCAAAGAAAGGGAGATTCTTAATGAAAATAATTTTAAAAATCAAGACAATAAAAATAAAATTAAATTTTTCTTTCTCATATTTTTAAGCTTCTTAAATATTTTAGTTACTTTTTTTATACATAAATGGTCCGGTTTGAAAGGGGGATTTGAATCTCTTCCCGAACATTTGGTAGTGAAATCTGACAGAAGTTATAGGCATCATAATTATTTAAGGCATATAAATAAAAATAAAGTTTATCCCTATAGAATTTTTGAAGTTTTTAATCGAAAGAGTTATGCAAAGCTAAAGAAGTTAAAATTTTCTAAAATTCTATTTCATTTTATAAAGCAATATCAGTTAATAAATAAGTTTTGTGAGGAATATAGAGGACTTAGGATTAGTAAACTGGTTAAAGAAAATGCCTTATTAAATTTAGCTCCTTACTCCTTCTTTTTAGCTTTATTTGAAGAGATAAAGCTAGATACCCCTAAGATAAATATTTTTCATAGCGGCTCTCATTTATTGGCTCTGGCAGCAAATAATTCGGGAATTTCATCTACTCATTTAACACACGGCCTTGTTATCAACAATTTGTATTCTAGTTATGCTGACGATGATCACATTTATGTTTATTCAAAGGAGGAGGCAAATTTTTTTGAAGAGTTTTGGCCAAATGCAAAAGTTTCAATATATCCAATGCGAAAAGTGGAAACAAAGTTAAAAAAAATAATAGGCTTCTTACAATATGAGTCTACCTTCGATGATGTCAAAAAAAAAGACCTGTTGGATTTATTAAATTTCTTTAATGGGATGTCTTATCAAGTCCTTGTAAAGCCTCACCCTGCTACTGATATTGAATCTATTAAAGCCTTAAAAGCTTTATCAAATGATTTAAATATATTAGAACATGATGAAATTTCTACAAATGAATTGCTGGTCGAGCAATCTCCAATGTTTACTTTTGGTTGGTCATCTACCGCACTATGTGAATCATTAAGAAGTGGAATAATCCCTATTAATTTATCTCCTGAAGATGATGAGCATATGTTTATGCCTTATCCTTTTTCTAAAAGGGCTTTATCTTGGGCAAAAGACAAAGAATTAATTAAAGGTATAGTTGAAAATAAAGTAGATTACCTAGGCGCTCTTGCTCATTTAATAGATCAATAATTTAGGTATTAAAAATTACAAATTTTGTTTTCTGTCTAGAAATTTAAGTACACTAGGATAATGTTTAACTCAAATAATCAGGTCTATGTCATAGCAGAGGCAGGGGTAAATCATAATGGTGACTTAATAAGAGCATTAGAAATGATATCAATAGCCAAAGATGCGGGTGCAGATGCAATAAAATTTCAAACAGCAGTACCAGAAGATGTGGTTACTAGATCCGCTTCTAAAGCAGAGTATCAAAAAAATCCAAATGATAATGGGCAGACTCAATTAGATATGATAAAAGAAATACACCTCCCTTTATCTGATTATAAGACACTGAAACATGAATGCGACGCATGCGGTATAGAGTTTATGTCTTCGGCATTTGATCTCAAAAGTCTTAAATACTTAAGAGATTTAGGTCAGAATTTTTTTAAGGTTCCGTCTGGTGAAATAAATAATTACCCATATTTATACGCTGTCGGCAAAATCTCTAAACCGGTCATTTTATCAACTGGTATGTCTACTTTAGTGGAGGTAAATCAGGGAATAGATGTTCTGTTGGAGGCGGGGCTCACAAAAGAATTTATCACATTGTTACATTGCAATACAGAATATCCAACCCCTATTGAAGATGTTAATTTAAATGCTATGTTAACTTTAAGGGATGAATTCAATCTTTCAGTGGGTTATTCAGATCATACTCTTGGACAGGAAGTATCTATTGCAGCAGTTGCGATGGGCGCAAAGGTTATCGAAAAGCATTTCACCTTAGATAAGGAGCTACCTGGACCTGATCATCGAGCTAGTTTGGGGCCGAATGAATTATCTAACTTTGTAATAGCTATAAGAAATATAGAAAAATCCTTAGGATCTTTTGTTAAAAAGCCTTCACCTAGTGAATTTAAGAACATTGAAATTGTCAGGAGATCAATAGTGGCAAAAGAATCTATTAAAAAAGGAGATTTGTTTACAGAAGACAATGTGACAACTAAGAGGCCAGCACTTGGAATTTCTCCTATGAAATGGAAGGAGATACTAGGAACTAAAGCTTCAAAAGATTATCATCTGGATGACTTAATAGAATAAAGATATGCTGACTAAAATTAAAGACATTCAATCTAGATCTTAGACTTTTAAAATGATTGAAGAATTCAATACTCTGGTAAGAGATTTATATAAAACCTCAGATGTTATTTCTTTGCATGAACCATGCTTCATTGGCAAAGAAAAAGAATATTTATCTGAAGTTATAAGTTCTACTTTTGTTTCCAGCGTTGGAAAATCAATAGGAGAATTTGAAAAGAAAATTGCAAGTTATATGGGCTTAGATCATGCTGTAGCAACTTCAAATGGAACTTCAGCTCTACACTTGTCTCTATTAGTATCAGGAGTTAGTCAGAATACTGAAGTAATAACTCAGTCTTTAACTTTTGTAGCGACATGTAATGCTATAGATTATTGTGGAGCAAGCCCAGTTTTTGTTGACATAGATAAAGAAACTTTGTCTATGTCGCCATTAAGTTTATTAGAATTTTTGGATAAATATGCAGAAGTCAGAGATGACGGCTCATGTTGGAATAAAACATCAGGAAAAGAGATAACGGCTTGCTTGCCTATGCACTCATATGGCTTTCCAGCCGCCATTGAAGAAATAAACCTTATTTGTTCTAGATTCAACATTCCTTTAGTTGAAGATTGTGCAGAATCTTTGGGAAGTTTTTATCACAAAAAACATACTGGCTCTGAGTCACTTTTATGTGCTCTCAGTTTTAATGGCAATAAAATAATTACTACAGGTGGTGGAGGCATGGTGTTAACAAACAACCTTGATTTATCAAATAAAGTAAGACACCTCTCTACAGTAGCAAAGATAGAGCACCCTTGGGAATTCAATCACGATAAGGTGGGTTTTAATTATAGGATGCCAAATTTAAATGCAGCTCTTGGACTGGCACAAATTGAATCCTTAGATAAATTTTTGGTTAGTAAAAAATCTTTAGCTAGCTGTTACTATGATTGGGGAAAAGAAAGAGGAATGGTTTTTCATAGAGGGCAACAAGATACTTCACCAAATTACTGGCTAAATTGTTTAATCACTGAAAATCTTGAATCAAGAGACAAGTTTATTAGAGAAACAAATAAAAATAATATAAGAACTAGGCCTTCATGGAATCCTGCCCATTCTTTACCCCCTTATCAAGATTGCCAAAGAGATAGACTAGAAAATACATCTTGGGCTTTTGAAAGACTTGTGAATGTTCCTAGTTCTCCAATTTTAGATCTATGAGTAGAGTAGACAATTTTCTTATAATAGGCAGTGGAAGTATGGCCCGTCGTCATTCTCAAAATTTGAGGCTATTGTTTCCTAAAAGCAAAATAGGTAATTTACCCGGTTCGTCTTCCAACTCAAATATAGAAAACTCCTTGGTAGACGAATTATTTCAAAGTCCAGAAGAGGCAAGGAAATTTAACCCTAAATTTGTGGTAGTTGCATCATCGGCTAATTTACATTTAACTAATGCGGCAGAGTTTTTGCAACATGATATACCAACATTAATAGAGAAGCCCTTATGTAAAGACCTGGAGGAATTTAAAAAATTTAAAAGGCTTTTATTCAGTAAAAAAAACCTTTTAGATTTTGGCTATTGCTTAAGATACCAAGAGGGAGCCTTAAAATTTAAGGAAATAATTACTTCCAGAATTCTGGGGAAGGAATATTCTATCATTGTAAACGTAGGGCAATATTTACCTGAGTGGCGACCGGGGCTAGATTATAAAAAAAGTGTTTCAGCAAATAAGAGTTTGGGTGGTGGTGTTTTATTAGAGCTCAGCCATGAATTAGATTATTTAAATTGGATATTCGGCATTCCAGATTCAGTATTTTGTAATATTTTGAGTATAGGGAATTTAGATATAGATGTTGAAGATAATATTGATGCAATATTAATGAAATCAAGAGGTTGTAATATTAATCTCCATATGGACTTTTTACAAAAACCACCTACTAGGTTTTGCAAAGTTATAGGTGAAAATGGAGTTTTAATATGGAACCTCTTAGAAAATTCAATTTCTTTAGAAAATAAAAATGAGAAAAAAACATTATTTGAAGAGCCAGATTTGGATCGTAATAAAATGTTTTTAGATATGTTGTCTCGCTTTTCTATTTTAGCGAATGGTGAGTTAAACCCTCTTATTTCTCTTGAAGAAGCTCTAAATGTTATGCATCTTATATCTGGTTTAGAGCTATCTCATCTTCAGAGGTGCGCAATAAATATAAAGAGAATTTAATGACAATGAAAACTTTTGCTTTTATATTTGCCAGAGGCGGCTCTAAAGGTCTTCCGGGCAAGAACTTAAAAAAATTAGGCAATACCCCTTTAATAGGCCATTCAATAAATCTTGCTAAGTCTATAGATCTAGTTGACGAAGTTTTTGTATCCACAGAATCAAAAGAAATAAAAAGCGTCTCAAAAGATTTTGGTGCAGAAATAATAGATAGACCATCATCGCTCGCTTTAGATGAGAGCTCTGAATGGGAGGCTTGGCAACATGCTGTAAAGC belongs to SAR86 cluster bacterium and includes:
- a CDS encoding Gfo/Idh/MocA family oxidoreductase, with protein sequence MSRVDNFLIIGSGSMARRHSQNLRLLFPKSKIGNLPGSSSNSNIENSLVDELFQSPEEARKFNPKFVVVASSANLHLTNAAEFLQHDIPTLIEKPLCKDLEEFKKFKRLLFSKKNLLDFGYCLRYQEGALKFKEIITSRILGKEYSIIVNVGQYLPEWRPGLDYKKSVSANKSLGGGVLLELSHELDYLNWIFGIPDSVFCNILSIGNLDIDVEDNIDAILMKSRGCNINLHMDFLQKPPTRFCKVIGENGVLIWNLLENSISLENKNEKKTLFEEPDLDRNKMFLDMLSRFSILANGELNPLISLEEALNVMHLISGLELSHLQRCAINIKRI
- the neuB gene encoding N-acetylneuraminate synthase, translated to MFNSNNQVYVIAEAGVNHNGDLIRALEMISIAKDAGADAIKFQTAVPEDVVTRSASKAEYQKNPNDNGQTQLDMIKEIHLPLSDYKTLKHECDACGIEFMSSAFDLKSLKYLRDLGQNFFKVPSGEINNYPYLYAVGKISKPVILSTGMSTLVEVNQGIDVLLEAGLTKEFITLLHCNTEYPTPIEDVNLNAMLTLRDEFNLSVGYSDHTLGQEVSIAAVAMGAKVIEKHFTLDKELPGPDHRASLGPNELSNFVIAIRNIEKSLGSFVKKPSPSEFKNIEIVRRSIVAKESIKKGDLFTEDNVTTKRPALGISPMKWKEILGTKASKDYHLDDLIE
- a CDS encoding LegC family aminotransferase, with the protein product MIEEFNTLVRDLYKTSDVISLHEPCFIGKEKEYLSEVISSTFVSSVGKSIGEFEKKIASYMGLDHAVATSNGTSALHLSLLVSGVSQNTEVITQSLTFVATCNAIDYCGASPVFVDIDKETLSMSPLSLLEFLDKYAEVRDDGSCWNKTSGKEITACLPMHSYGFPAAIEEINLICSRFNIPLVEDCAESLGSFYHKKHTGSESLLCALSFNGNKIITTGGGGMVLTNNLDLSNKVRHLSTVAKIEHPWEFNHDKVGFNYRMPNLNAALGLAQIESLDKFLVSKKSLASCYYDWGKERGMVFHRGQQDTSPNYWLNCLITENLESRDKFIRETNKNNIRTRPSWNPAHSLPPYQDCQRDRLENTSWAFERLVNVPSSPILDL